Proteins encoded within one genomic window of Lysinibacillus louembei:
- the purS gene encoding phosphoribosylformylglycinamidine synthase subunit PurS: MKKVKIYVTLKESILDPQGSAVQGSLKKIGYEEVADLRIGKYLELTIGETTRDIDTIVKEMCEKVLTNTVIENYRYEVEEA, from the coding sequence ATGAAAAAAGTAAAAATTTACGTAACACTAAAAGAAAGTATTTTAGATCCACAAGGCTCAGCAGTTCAAGGCTCTTTAAAGAAAATAGGCTATGAGGAAGTAGCGGACTTACGTATCGGGAAATATTTAGAGTTAACAATCGGTGAGACAACGCGTGATATCGATACAATCGTTAAAGAAATGTGTGAAAAAGTGTTAACAAACACAGTAATCGAAAACTATCGCTATGAAGTCGAGGAGGCTTAA
- the purQ gene encoding phosphoribosylformylglycinamidine synthase subunit PurQ, translating into MKFAVLVFPGSNCDIDMYHAIKDELGEEVEYVWHTETSLEGFDGALVPGGFSYGDYLRCGAMANQSNIMTALKEFAAQGKPVLGVCNGFQILTEAGLLPGALLRNKNLKFMCRTVQLKVENNNTLFTNEYEANEVINIPIAHGEGNYYCDEETLAKLKANNQIAFTYSNDNPNGSLADIAGIVNEQGNVLGMMPHPERAANEIVGGADGLKLFKSIVKQWGEQHVNK; encoded by the coding sequence ATGAAATTTGCAGTGCTCGTTTTCCCAGGATCGAACTGTGATATCGATATGTATCACGCGATTAAGGATGAACTAGGTGAAGAAGTAGAATACGTTTGGCATACAGAAACATCTTTAGAGGGTTTTGATGGGGCATTAGTACCAGGAGGCTTCTCATACGGTGACTACTTACGCTGTGGAGCGATGGCAAACCAATCAAATATTATGACTGCTTTAAAAGAGTTTGCTGCACAAGGTAAGCCAGTATTAGGCGTATGTAATGGATTCCAAATCTTAACGGAAGCGGGTCTGTTACCAGGCGCATTGTTACGTAATAAAAACTTAAAATTCATGTGTCGTACAGTTCAGTTAAAAGTTGAAAATAACAACACATTATTTACAAACGAATATGAAGCAAATGAAGTAATCAATATTCCAATCGCACATGGCGAAGGAAACTACTACTGTGATGAAGAAACTTTAGCTAAATTAAAGGCAAATAATCAAATTGCTTTCACATATTCAAATGACAATCCAAACGGTTCTCTAGCTGATATTGCAGGTATTGTCAATGAACAAGGCAATGTACTTGGTATGATGCCACACCCTGAGCGTGCGGCAAATGAAATCGTAGGCGGCGCAGACGGTTTAAAATTATTCAAATCAATTGTGAAGCAGTGGGGGGAACAACATGTCAACAAATAA
- the purL gene encoding phosphoribosylformylglycinamidine synthase subunit PurL, with the protein MSTNNFEPTPEQIKEQRLYADMGMTDAEYDLAVEKLGGRKPNWTEIGLFSVMWSEHCSYKKSKPVLRKFPTKGPQVLQGPGEGAGIVDIGDEQAVVFKMESHNHPSAIEPYQGAATGVGGIIRDVFSMGARPIAMLNSLRFGELKSARGKYLFEEVVAGIAGYGNCIGIPTVGGEIQFDPCYEGNPLVNAMCVGLIDHKDIQKGVAAGVGNTVMYVGAKTGRDGIHGATFSSEELSEEADEKRSAVQVGDPFMEKLLLEACLEVVKSDALVGIQDMGAAGLTSSSAEMASKAGTGVEMNLDLVPQRETNMTAYEMMLSESQERMLIVVKAGREEEIKAIFEKYDLDAVAVGRVTDDKMLRLLHKGEVVAEVLADALAEDAPVYNMPDAEPAYFAEFQAMENAEPAVTNYKETLTALLQAPTIASKEWVYDQYDYQVRTNTVVAPGSDAAVLRVRGTNKGLAMTTDCNSRYIYLDPETGGKIAVAEAARNIVCSGGEPLAITDCLNFGNPEKPEIFWQIQKSADGISAACLALNAPVIGGNVSMYNERSGEAVYPTPTIGMVGLVKDLAHVTTQEVKAAGDFIYLIGETTTEFGGSELQKLLEGAISGQAPTIDLEVEAARQAALLAAIRDGLVQSAHDVAEGGVAVALAEKTFAAKGLGVNVTLEGSATTALFAESQSRFIVTVKAENAASFEAVVADAKKIGTVTDDSTITINGETSTLVEGTVEEFRSAWKGAIPCLLKSEA; encoded by the coding sequence ATGTCAACAAATAATTTCGAGCCAACACCAGAGCAAATTAAAGAGCAACGTCTTTATGCAGACATGGGGATGACAGATGCAGAGTATGATTTAGCTGTTGAAAAGCTAGGTGGCCGCAAACCGAACTGGACGGAAATCGGATTATTCTCTGTTATGTGGTCAGAGCACTGCTCATACAAAAAATCGAAGCCTGTACTACGTAAATTCCCAACAAAAGGCCCTCAAGTATTACAAGGTCCTGGTGAGGGTGCAGGGATTGTTGATATCGGTGATGAGCAAGCGGTTGTTTTTAAAATGGAATCGCATAACCACCCATCAGCAATCGAGCCATACCAAGGTGCGGCAACAGGCGTTGGCGGAATTATCCGCGATGTATTCTCAATGGGTGCACGTCCAATTGCAATGTTAAACTCTTTACGCTTTGGTGAGTTAAAATCAGCGCGTGGGAAATATTTATTTGAGGAAGTTGTTGCTGGTATTGCAGGCTATGGCAACTGTATCGGTATTCCAACAGTTGGTGGTGAAATTCAATTCGACCCTTGCTATGAAGGTAACCCACTTGTCAATGCCATGTGTGTTGGCTTAATCGATCATAAGGATATTCAAAAAGGTGTAGCGGCTGGTGTCGGCAACACAGTGATGTATGTAGGTGCAAAAACAGGGCGCGATGGCATTCATGGTGCCACATTCTCTTCTGAAGAGTTATCAGAAGAAGCAGACGAGAAGCGTTCAGCAGTACAAGTTGGTGACCCATTCATGGAAAAGCTACTTCTTGAAGCTTGTTTAGAAGTTGTCAAATCAGATGCGTTAGTTGGAATTCAAGATATGGGTGCAGCTGGTTTAACTTCATCTTCAGCAGAGATGGCTTCAAAAGCTGGTACTGGTGTAGAGATGAACTTAGATTTAGTACCACAACGTGAAACAAATATGACAGCTTATGAAATGATGCTATCAGAGTCACAAGAACGTATGTTAATCGTTGTTAAAGCAGGTCGCGAAGAAGAAATTAAAGCAATCTTTGAAAAATACGATTTAGATGCGGTAGCAGTAGGGCGTGTAACAGATGATAAAATGCTTCGCTTATTGCATAAAGGTGAAGTAGTAGCGGAAGTATTAGCAGATGCACTTGCAGAGGACGCACCTGTTTACAATATGCCAGATGCAGAGCCAGCATACTTCGCTGAATTTCAAGCGATGGAAAATGCAGAGCCTGCTGTAACAAACTATAAAGAAACGTTAACAGCTCTTTTACAAGCACCAACAATTGCTTCAAAAGAGTGGGTTTATGACCAATATGATTACCAAGTACGTACAAATACGGTGGTAGCACCAGGTTCGGATGCAGCAGTATTGCGCGTGCGTGGCACAAATAAAGGTTTAGCGATGACTACAGACTGTAACTCTCGTTATATTTACCTAGACCCGGAAACAGGCGGTAAAATTGCGGTAGCAGAGGCAGCACGTAACATCGTATGTTCTGGTGGTGAGCCCTTAGCAATTACAGACTGCTTAAACTTTGGTAATCCTGAAAAACCAGAAATCTTCTGGCAAATTCAAAAATCCGCTGATGGTATTTCAGCAGCATGTTTAGCATTAAATGCACCAGTAATTGGTGGTAACGTGTCGATGTATAATGAGCGCTCAGGCGAAGCAGTTTATCCGACGCCAACAATCGGTATGGTTGGCTTAGTCAAAGACTTGGCACATGTGACAACACAAGAAGTGAAGGCAGCAGGTGACTTTATTTACTTAATCGGTGAAACGACGACAGAATTTGGTGGCTCAGAGCTTCAAAAACTATTAGAGGGTGCAATTTCAGGACAAGCACCAACAATTGATTTAGAAGTAGAAGCAGCACGTCAAGCGGCATTATTAGCAGCAATTCGCGACGGACTTGTACAATCAGCACACGATGTTGCAGAAGGTGGCGTAGCCGTTGCTTTAGCTGAAAAAACATTTGCAGCGAAAGGTCTTGGTGTCAATGTAACACTTGAAGGCTCTGCAACAACAGCATTATTTGCTGAATCACAATCACGCTTTATCGTAACGGTGAAAGCAGAAAATGCAGCAAGCTTTGAAGCAGTGGTAGCAGATGCAAAGAAAATTGGTACAGTAACAGACGATTCAACAATTACAATTAATGGGGAAACATCTACTCTTGTAGAAGGAACAGTGGAAGAATTCCGTTCTGCTTGGAAAGGAGCAATTCCATGCTTGCTGAAATCAGAGGCTTAA
- the purF gene encoding amidophosphoribosyltransferase produces the protein MLAEIRGLNEECGVFGIWGNSSPAHLSYYGLHALQHRGQEGAGIVVTDGEGLRAVKGEGLVSEVFNEDKLRKVNGKAAIAHVRYATAGGSGMENVQPLLFHSSTGSLAIAHNGNLVNANHLKQYLERQGSIFHSSSDTEVVAHLIKKSKLSPFRAKVKEALNLLKGAYSLLVMTKEEMLVARDPHGLRPLSLGKLGDGWVVASETCAFDLIGAEFVRSVEPGELLIINDKGVTSDRFVDMQGRAMCAMEYVYLARPDSDIDGINVHMARKRMGKQLARECAHIEGDVVTGVPDSSISAAIGFAEESGIPYELGLIKNRYVGRTFIQPTQELRERGVKMKLSPVVQVVKDKRVIMVDDSIVRGTTSRRIVRMLKEAGAAEVHVVISSPPMTDPCFYGIDTSTHEELIAASHNVEEIRQAIEADSLTFLSAEGMIESIARPFEDANRGLCLACFTGKYPTEIFPDTLLPHEKELLG, from the coding sequence ATGCTTGCTGAAATCAGAGGCTTAAACGAGGAATGTGGTGTATTTGGGATTTGGGGTAACTCAAGTCCTGCACACCTTAGTTATTATGGCTTACATGCCCTGCAACACCGTGGACAAGAGGGTGCTGGTATCGTTGTAACAGATGGTGAAGGGTTACGTGCAGTAAAAGGTGAAGGCTTAGTAAGCGAAGTATTTAATGAAGATAAATTAAGAAAAGTAAACGGAAAAGCAGCAATTGCCCATGTACGTTATGCAACTGCAGGCGGTAGCGGTATGGAAAATGTTCAGCCGTTATTATTCCATTCGTCAACGGGCAGCTTAGCGATTGCTCATAACGGAAATCTCGTAAACGCTAATCATTTAAAGCAATATTTAGAGCGTCAAGGAAGCATTTTCCATTCAAGCTCTGATACGGAGGTAGTAGCGCATTTAATCAAGAAAAGTAAGCTATCACCATTCCGTGCAAAAGTGAAAGAGGCGCTGAATTTATTAAAGGGCGCATATTCTTTACTTGTCATGACGAAAGAAGAGATGCTTGTAGCACGTGATCCGCACGGCTTACGCCCATTATCTTTAGGGAAACTTGGCGATGGTTGGGTTGTTGCCTCTGAAACATGTGCATTCGATTTAATTGGTGCGGAATTTGTCCGTTCAGTTGAGCCTGGTGAGCTATTAATTATTAATGATAAAGGTGTAACATCTGACCGCTTTGTTGATATGCAGGGACGTGCAATGTGCGCGATGGAATACGTTTATTTAGCACGACCAGATTCAGATATTGATGGCATCAATGTGCATATGGCACGTAAGCGCATGGGGAAACAATTAGCACGTGAATGTGCGCATATTGAAGGCGATGTTGTAACAGGGGTACCGGATTCAAGTATTTCTGCGGCAATTGGTTTTGCAGAAGAAAGCGGCATTCCGTATGAGCTTGGTTTAATTAAAAATCGCTATGTTGGCCGTACATTTATTCAACCAACACAGGAACTGCGTGAGCGCGGTGTGAAAATGAAATTGTCTCCAGTTGTGCAAGTTGTAAAAGATAAGCGCGTTATTATGGTAGATGATTCAATTGTGCGCGGTACAACGTCACGTCGTATTGTTCGAATGCTGAAAGAGGCAGGTGCGGCAGAGGTACATGTTGTCATTTCATCGCCGCCGATGACAGACCCTTGCTTCTATGGTATTGATACATCAACACACGAGGAACTAATTGCAGCAAGCCATAATGTTGAAGAAATTCGACAAGCGATTGAGGCAGATTCATTAACATTTTTATCAGCAGAGGGCATGATTGAGTCAATTGCACGTCCATTCGAGGACGCTAATCGTGGTTTATGCTTAGCCTGCTTTACAGGAAAATATCCAACTGAAATTTTCCCAGACACGCTATTACCACATGAAAAAGAGTTATTAGGCTAA
- the purM gene encoding phosphoribosylformylglycinamidine cyclo-ligase yields MSKAYEQAGVNIEAGYEAVKRMKSHVERTNRLGVMGTFGGFGGMFDLSTLNLKEPVLISGTDGVGTKLKLAFMVDKHDTIGIDCVAMCVNDIVAQGAEPLYFLDYVAVGKAEPAKIEQIVKGVADGCVQSGAALIGGETAEMPGLYEEDEYDLAGFAVGACEKSAIITGEKITEGDVLVGIASSGVHSNGYSLVRKIVFADNGYAVDQVVEGYEALGPIGEALLVPTKLYAKPVLAAIKAADVHGCAHVTGGGFYENLPRMMPEGLATEIDLGSWPVLPIFEFLKDKGQLADKDLYNVFNMGIGFVIAVPSTDADKVLEAVEANGEKAYVIGRVVKGEGVVFNGEHDGSLV; encoded by the coding sequence ATGTCGAAAGCATATGAACAAGCAGGCGTAAATATTGAGGCCGGCTATGAAGCTGTAAAGCGAATGAAATCACACGTTGAACGTACAAACCGTTTAGGTGTAATGGGTACATTCGGTGGCTTTGGTGGCATGTTTGATTTATCTACATTGAATTTAAAAGAGCCTGTGTTAATTTCAGGTACAGATGGTGTTGGTACGAAATTAAAGCTAGCATTCATGGTTGATAAGCATGACACAATCGGTATCGACTGTGTGGCGATGTGTGTTAACGATATCGTGGCACAAGGCGCAGAGCCATTATATTTCCTAGACTATGTAGCTGTTGGCAAAGCGGAGCCAGCTAAAATTGAGCAAATCGTTAAAGGTGTGGCAGATGGCTGTGTGCAATCAGGCGCAGCATTAATCGGTGGGGAAACAGCTGAGATGCCAGGGCTTTACGAGGAAGATGAATACGATTTAGCAGGCTTTGCAGTAGGTGCATGCGAAAAGAGTGCCATCATTACAGGTGAAAAAATTACAGAAGGTGACGTGCTTGTAGGGATTGCTTCAAGTGGCGTTCACTCAAATGGTTATTCATTAGTACGTAAAATTGTTTTTGCGGATAATGGTTACGCCGTTGATCAAGTAGTGGAAGGCTATGAGGCGTTAGGTCCGATCGGTGAGGCATTATTAGTGCCAACGAAGCTTTATGCGAAGCCAGTATTGGCAGCGATTAAAGCGGCTGACGTACATGGCTGTGCCCATGTTACAGGTGGTGGCTTCTATGAAAACTTACCACGTATGATGCCAGAAGGTCTTGCAACGGAAATTGACTTAGGCTCTTGGCCAGTATTGCCAATCTTTGAATTTTTAAAAGACAAGGGACAGCTTGCTGATAAAGATTTATACAATGTATTCAACATGGGCATTGGCTTTGTTATCGCTGTACCATCAACAGATGCTGATAAAGTGCTTGAAGCGGTTGAAGCAAATGGTGAAAAAGCATATGTTATTGGTCGTGTTGTTAAAGGTGAGGGCGTTGTTTTCAACGGTGAGCATGACGGGAGTTTAGTGTAA
- the purN gene encoding phosphoribosylglycinamide formyltransferase, with the protein MKKIAVFASGSGSNFQAIAESIERGELNARIELVVTDKPGAFVVTRAKQFNIPVLELAPKTFASKAHYEQAIVDALQEKSIEWVVLAGYMRLIGETLLTAFPNRIVNIHPSLLPSFPGKDAIGQAIEHGVKVTGVTVHFVDAGMDTGPIIAQVAVDVAGSREETETRIHQAEHKLYTATLKQLFQ; encoded by the coding sequence ATGAAAAAAATAGCAGTATTTGCTTCAGGCAGTGGTAGCAATTTTCAAGCTATCGCTGAAAGCATTGAACGTGGAGAGCTGAATGCTCGTATTGAGCTTGTTGTGACAGATAAGCCAGGAGCATTTGTTGTAACACGCGCTAAGCAATTCAATATACCAGTGCTAGAGCTAGCACCAAAAACATTTGCATCAAAAGCACATTATGAGCAGGCAATTGTTGACGCTTTACAAGAGAAAAGTATTGAATGGGTCGTATTAGCAGGCTATATGCGCTTAATTGGCGAAACATTGTTAACGGCATTCCCAAATCGCATTGTCAATATTCACCCTTCTTTACTGCCATCCTTCCCAGGTAAAGATGCGATTGGTCAAGCGATTGAACATGGTGTGAAAGTGACAGGTGTTACAGTTCATTTTGTCGATGCAGGCATGGATACAGGGCCAATTATTGCACAAGTTGCAGTTGATGTAGCGGGCTCTCGTGAAGAGACAGAGACGCGTATCCATCAAGCAGAGCACAAGCTATATACAGCAACATTGAAGCAATTATTTCAATAA
- the purH gene encoding bifunctional phosphoribosylaminoimidazolecarboxamide formyltransferase/IMP cyclohydrolase — translation MSKRALISVSNKEGILQFAKELVTLGYEILSTGGTKSMLQDNNVPVTAVDEVTKFPEILDGRVKTLNPMIHGGLLGKFDDASHQAQMNEHGIEPIEIVCVNLYPFVETISKPNVTFDDAIENIDIGGPTMLRSAAKNHQYVTVIVDAADYAQVLEELKADGATTLATRRKLAAKVFRHTAAYDSYISNYLTEEDFPENLTLTYELKQSLRYGENPHQKAAFYQKRLGSDFSIAFAEQLHGKELSYNNIQDANAALQIVKEFEMPAAVAVKHMNPCGVGTGATIEEAFNKAYEADATSIFGGIIALNKEVDQATAEKLSGIFLEIIIAPSFTAEALEILTAKKNIRLMTIDFSQAKQDQFNVVSVEGGLLVQEPDRYGFSDATINVVTDREPTEEEWNALKLGWAVVKHVKSNAIVVTDSQMTLGVGAGQMNRVGAAKIAFEQAGEKAQGAALASDAFFPMSDTVEAAHAAGITAIIQPGGSIKDQDSIDKANEYGIAMVFTGVRHFKH, via the coding sequence GTGAGTAAACGTGCACTGATTAGTGTTTCGAATAAAGAAGGTATTTTACAATTTGCAAAAGAATTAGTCACATTAGGTTATGAAATTTTGTCAACTGGTGGTACGAAAAGCATGTTACAAGACAATAACGTACCTGTAACAGCAGTCGATGAAGTAACGAAGTTTCCAGAAATTTTAGATGGTCGTGTGAAAACGTTAAATCCAATGATTCATGGTGGACTTTTAGGGAAATTTGATGATGCCTCACATCAAGCACAAATGAATGAGCATGGCATTGAGCCAATTGAAATTGTTTGCGTCAACTTATATCCGTTTGTTGAGACAATTTCAAAGCCTAATGTAACATTCGATGATGCAATCGAAAACATTGATATTGGTGGTCCAACGATGCTACGTTCAGCCGCGAAAAATCATCAATATGTAACAGTAATTGTAGATGCAGCTGACTATGCACAAGTGCTAGAGGAATTAAAGGCGGATGGTGCAACGACACTTGCCACACGTCGCAAGCTAGCTGCAAAAGTATTCCGCCATACAGCAGCGTACGATTCATACATTTCAAATTACTTAACAGAAGAAGACTTCCCAGAAAACTTAACGTTAACATATGAATTAAAGCAAAGCCTACGTTATGGGGAAAACCCACACCAAAAAGCGGCATTTTATCAAAAGCGTTTAGGCTCGGATTTCTCTATCGCCTTTGCAGAGCAATTACACGGCAAAGAGCTTTCTTACAATAATATTCAAGATGCCAATGCAGCACTGCAAATTGTTAAGGAATTTGAGATGCCTGCTGCGGTAGCAGTCAAGCATATGAACCCATGCGGTGTTGGTACAGGTGCGACGATTGAAGAGGCGTTTAACAAGGCATATGAAGCTGATGCAACATCTATTTTCGGTGGTATTATCGCATTAAACAAAGAAGTAGATCAAGCAACGGCTGAAAAATTAAGCGGTATTTTCTTAGAAATTATTATCGCACCTTCATTTACAGCGGAGGCGTTAGAAATTTTAACGGCGAAGAAAAACATCCGCTTAATGACAATTGACTTCTCGCAAGCAAAGCAAGATCAGTTTAATGTCGTGTCAGTAGAGGGAGGCTTACTTGTACAGGAGCCAGACCGTTACGGCTTTAGCGATGCGACAATTAACGTTGTAACAGACCGTGAGCCTACAGAAGAGGAATGGAATGCCTTAAAATTAGGCTGGGCGGTTGTCAAGCACGTTAAATCAAATGCTATCGTTGTGACAGATAGTCAAATGACTTTAGGTGTTGGTGCAGGACAAATGAATCGTGTAGGCGCAGCAAAAATTGCCTTCGAACAGGCAGGTGAAAAAGCACAGGGCGCAGCATTAGCATCTGATGCATTTTTCCCGATGAGCGACACAGTGGAAGCAGCACATGCGGCAGGTATTACAGCTATTATTCAACCAGGTGGTTCAATTAAAGATCAAGATTCGATTGATAAAGCAAATGAATATGGCATCGCAATGGTCTTCACAGGCGTACGCCACTTCAAACATTAA
- the purD gene encoding phosphoribosylamine--glycine ligase, whose amino-acid sequence MKVLVIGSGGREHAIAKQFSIAPSVEKVFVAPGNDGMCADAELVAIDAMDFAALVTFVKEHKIDLTFVGPEQPLAAGIVDYFQREGLTIFGPTKAAAQIEGSKSYAKELMQKYNIPTAAYATFTEAAPAIAYIQEQGAPIVVKADGLAAGKGVIVAMTEQEAIDAVNDMIGNQRFGDSSSRVVIEEFLDGEEFSFMSFVHKGQIYPMVIAQDHKRAYDGDKGPNTGGMGAYSPVPQIPQELISKAYIEIVEPTVKAMEEEGVSFTGILYAGLILTAKGPKVIEFNARFGDPETQVVLPRMTSDFGLFMQALMAEKYFDLQWSNEAVLGVVIAAEGYPGDVEKGNALPNLQAISGNYAVYHAGTKLVDGTYVGNGGRVLLVAAKADTLQEAQEKVYAAINTESWEKFFFRKDIGWRTFQ is encoded by the coding sequence ATGAAGGTTCTTGTAATTGGAAGTGGTGGTCGCGAGCATGCGATTGCGAAGCAGTTTAGCATTGCGCCATCAGTAGAAAAAGTATTTGTTGCACCAGGGAATGATGGAATGTGTGCGGATGCAGAGCTAGTAGCAATTGATGCAATGGATTTTGCAGCACTTGTCACATTTGTCAAAGAGCACAAAATTGATTTAACATTTGTAGGCCCAGAGCAGCCATTGGCAGCTGGAATTGTAGATTATTTTCAACGAGAAGGATTAACAATTTTTGGGCCAACAAAGGCAGCAGCACAAATTGAGGGCTCTAAATCGTATGCGAAAGAGCTGATGCAAAAATATAATATTCCAACAGCAGCATATGCAACATTTACAGAGGCGGCGCCAGCCATTGCCTATATTCAAGAGCAGGGCGCACCAATTGTCGTGAAGGCAGATGGTTTAGCGGCTGGTAAAGGAGTTATCGTCGCAATGACAGAGCAAGAGGCGATTGATGCAGTCAATGATATGATTGGTAACCAACGCTTTGGTGATTCTTCTTCACGTGTTGTCATTGAGGAGTTTTTAGATGGCGAAGAGTTTTCATTTATGTCATTTGTACATAAAGGACAAATTTACCCAATGGTTATTGCACAGGATCATAAGCGAGCATATGACGGCGACAAAGGACCAAATACAGGAGGGATGGGTGCCTATTCGCCAGTGCCACAAATCCCTCAGGAGCTCATTTCAAAAGCCTATATTGAAATTGTGGAGCCAACTGTCAAAGCGATGGAGGAAGAAGGTGTATCCTTCACAGGTATTCTTTATGCAGGGCTCATTTTAACAGCAAAAGGACCGAAAGTAATCGAATTCAACGCACGCTTTGGCGATCCAGAAACACAGGTTGTCTTACCGCGTATGACATCTGATTTTGGCTTATTTATGCAAGCATTAATGGCTGAAAAATACTTCGATTTACAATGGTCAAATGAAGCGGTGCTAGGTGTAGTCATTGCAGCAGAAGGCTATCCAGGTGATGTAGAAAAAGGCAATGCATTGCCTAACCTACAAGCAATTAGCGGAAATTATGCGGTGTACCATGCAGGCACAAAGCTTGTAGATGGCACATATGTAGGTAATGGTGGTCGTGTGTTGCTCGTAGCAGCAAAGGCAGATACATTACAAGAAGCGCAAGAAAAAGTATATGCAGCAATCAATACGGAGAGCTGGGAGAAGTTTTTCTTCCGTAAAGATATCGGCTGGCGTACATTTCAATAA
- a CDS encoding YgaP family membrane protein: MLEENISERSAFMRLICGISMTSCGIGRIAHRPNCWTGHLMIAAGAMKIAEGVFQYCPMKAMMGTSMQNEQATSNTFDSQDFMSKEQVSQFMKEFSEAISGKSNDTTTSGNTSQNPS; encoded by the coding sequence TTGTTAGAAGAAAATATTTCAGAGCGTAGCGCTTTTATGCGACTTATTTGCGGTATTTCAATGACTAGCTGTGGCATCGGTCGTATTGCTCATCGTCCAAATTGTTGGACAGGTCATTTAATGATTGCAGCAGGCGCAATGAAAATTGCGGAAGGTGTTTTTCAATATTGCCCAATGAAAGCAATGATGGGTACTAGCATGCAAAACGAGCAAGCTACGTCAAACACCTTTGACAGCCAAGATTTCATGTCTAAAGAACAGGTTAGCCAGTTTATGAAGGAATTTTCAGAGGCTATTTCCGGCAAAAGCAATGATACTACAACATCAGGCAATACCAGTCAAAATCCTTCTTAA